The following coding sequences are from one Scylla paramamosain isolate STU-SP2022 chromosome 21, ASM3559412v1, whole genome shotgun sequence window:
- the LOC135111221 gene encoding serine/threonine-protein kinase grp-like isoform X3: MWPKPWVKEPLETCGVPDRVKLLINQETGEAVAMKIVDLAKHPDAIDAVRKEMCLHRMLKNPHIIKFYGSRRENSTQYMFLEYAAGGELFDRIEPDIGMPPHQAQTYFRELIAGVEYLHSRGVSHRDLKPENLLLDENDRLKITDFGMATLFRHQGKERNLDRQCGTKPYMAPEVLLRPYSAEPADIWSCGIVLVALLAGELPWDEPTFSCTEYTAWKDKDCRLFTTTPWTKIDNLALSLLRKVLNTVPKHRATINQVKSHQWFTKNFQKNTELMQNATPESMTPSHKRICSEVEQANSAFSVDDMSTRWTCSQPEPPSAPVLNALLDGGNLEPGVVSFSQPAKPEQLLLSSQMTQGTQASQTPLQRLVKRMTRMLVKTSLEDTVTHLEAVFNKLNYSHRCHTANVITVTTVDRRGAQLVLKASILDMAQYILLDFRLSKGCGLDFKRHFLRIKEGLSHIIVKGPVTWNMAMATNMLPA, translated from the exons ATGTGGCCCAAACCTTGGGTGAAGGAGCCTTTGGAGA CATGTGGTGTTCCTGACAGGGTGAAGCTGCTGATTAACCAGGAAACTGGTGAGGCAGTGGCTATGAAGATTGTGGACTTGGCTAAACATCCAGATGCCATTGATGCTGTCAGGAAAGAGATGTGCCTCCACCGCATGCTGAAGAACCCACACATCATTAAATTCTATG GCAGCCGACGAGAGAACTCCACACAGTACATGTTCCTTGAGTATGCTGCTGGAGGGGAATTGTTTGATCGCATAGAGCCTGACATTGGCATGCCACCTCACCAGGCCCAAACGTACTTCAGGGAACTTATTGCTGGAGTG GAATATCTGCATAGCCGTGGTGTGTCCCATAGAGATCTGAAACCAGAAAATCTATTGCTGGATGAAAATGACCGTCTAAAAATCACTGATTTTGGAATGGCAACTCTATTTAGACATCAAGGAAAG GAAAGGAACTTAGATCGGCAGTGTGGCACCAAGCCATACATGGCTCCAGAAGTGTTATTACGACCCTACAGTGCTGAGCCTGCAGACATCTGGTCGTGTGGCATTGTGCTTGTGGCTCTCCTGGCAGGAG aaTTGCCATGGGATGAACCTACATTTTCATGTACTGAGTATACTGCCTGGAAAGACAAGGACTGTAGACTGTTTACTACAACTCCATGGACGAAGATCGATAATTTGGCTCTCTCACTTTTAAGGAAG GTTCTAAATACAGTACCAAAGCACAGAGCTACAATAAACCAAGTGAAATCTCATCAGTGGTTCACAAAGAACTTCCAAAAAAATACAG AACTGATGCAAAATGCTACACCTGAAAGCATGACTCCAAGCCACAAACGAATCTGCAGTGAGGTTGAGCAAGCAAACTCTGCCTTTTCAGTTGATGATATGTCCACTCGGTGGACGTGTTCACAGCCAGAACCTCCAAGTGCTCCAGTCTTAAATGCACTGCTT GATGGTGGCAACCTAGAACCAGGTGTGGTAAGTTTCTCTCAGCCTGCCAAACCTGAGCAGCTGCTACTCTCCTCACAAATGACCCAAGGAACACAGGCTAGCCAGACACCACTACAGCGACTGGTGAAACGCATGACAAGGATGTTGGTTAAGACATCATTAGAAGACACTGTAACACATCTCGAAGCTGTGTTTAACAAGCTGAATTATTCACATCGTTGTCACACTGCTAATGTT ATAACTGTCACAACAGTAGATCGCCGTGGGGCACAACTGGTACTCAAGGCAAGCATCTTGGACATGGCACAGTATATTCTCCTGGACTTCAGGTTATCCAAGGGCTGTGGGCTGGATTTCAAGCGTCATTTTCTG
- the LOC135111221 gene encoding serine/threonine-protein kinase grp-like isoform X2, whose product MWPKPWVKEPLEITACGVPDRVKLLINQETGEAVAMKIVDLAKHPDAIDAVRKEMCLHRMLKNPHIIKFYGSRRENSTQYMFLEYAAGGELFDRIEPDIGMPPHQAQTYFRELIAGVEYLHSRGVSHRDLKPENLLLDENDRLKITDFGMATLFRHQGKERNLDRQCGTKPYMAPEVLLRPYSAEPADIWSCGIVLVALLAGELPWDEPTFSCTEYTAWKDKDCRLFTTTPWTKIDNLALSLLRKVLNTVPKHRATINQVKSHQWFTKNFQKNTELMQNATPESMTPSHKRICSEVEQANSAFSVDDMSTRWTCSQPEPPSAPVLNALLDGGNLEPGVVSFSQPAKPEQLLLSSQMTQGTQASQTPLQRLVKRMTRMLVKTSLEDTVTHLEAVFNKLNYSHRCHTANVITVTTVDRRGAQLVLKASILDMAQYILLDFRLSKGCGLDFKRHFLRIKEGLSHIIVKGPVTWNMAMATNMLPA is encoded by the exons ATGTGGCCCAAACCTTGGGTGAAGGAGCCTTTGGAGA TTACAGCATGTGGTGTTCCTGACAGGGTGAAGCTGCTGATTAACCAGGAAACTGGTGAGGCAGTGGCTATGAAGATTGTGGACTTGGCTAAACATCCAGATGCCATTGATGCTGTCAGGAAAGAGATGTGCCTCCACCGCATGCTGAAGAACCCACACATCATTAAATTCTATG GCAGCCGACGAGAGAACTCCACACAGTACATGTTCCTTGAGTATGCTGCTGGAGGGGAATTGTTTGATCGCATAGAGCCTGACATTGGCATGCCACCTCACCAGGCCCAAACGTACTTCAGGGAACTTATTGCTGGAGTG GAATATCTGCATAGCCGTGGTGTGTCCCATAGAGATCTGAAACCAGAAAATCTATTGCTGGATGAAAATGACCGTCTAAAAATCACTGATTTTGGAATGGCAACTCTATTTAGACATCAAGGAAAG GAAAGGAACTTAGATCGGCAGTGTGGCACCAAGCCATACATGGCTCCAGAAGTGTTATTACGACCCTACAGTGCTGAGCCTGCAGACATCTGGTCGTGTGGCATTGTGCTTGTGGCTCTCCTGGCAGGAG aaTTGCCATGGGATGAACCTACATTTTCATGTACTGAGTATACTGCCTGGAAAGACAAGGACTGTAGACTGTTTACTACAACTCCATGGACGAAGATCGATAATTTGGCTCTCTCACTTTTAAGGAAG GTTCTAAATACAGTACCAAAGCACAGAGCTACAATAAACCAAGTGAAATCTCATCAGTGGTTCACAAAGAACTTCCAAAAAAATACAG AACTGATGCAAAATGCTACACCTGAAAGCATGACTCCAAGCCACAAACGAATCTGCAGTGAGGTTGAGCAAGCAAACTCTGCCTTTTCAGTTGATGATATGTCCACTCGGTGGACGTGTTCACAGCCAGAACCTCCAAGTGCTCCAGTCTTAAATGCACTGCTT GATGGTGGCAACCTAGAACCAGGTGTGGTAAGTTTCTCTCAGCCTGCCAAACCTGAGCAGCTGCTACTCTCCTCACAAATGACCCAAGGAACACAGGCTAGCCAGACACCACTACAGCGACTGGTGAAACGCATGACAAGGATGTTGGTTAAGACATCATTAGAAGACACTGTAACACATCTCGAAGCTGTGTTTAACAAGCTGAATTATTCACATCGTTGTCACACTGCTAATGTT ATAACTGTCACAACAGTAGATCGCCGTGGGGCACAACTGGTACTCAAGGCAAGCATCTTGGACATGGCACAGTATATTCTCCTGGACTTCAGGTTATCCAAGGGCTGTGGGCTGGATTTCAAGCGTCATTTTCTG
- the LOC135111221 gene encoding serine/threonine-protein kinase grp-like isoform X4 — protein sequence MKIVDLAKHPDAIDAVRKEMCLHRMLKNPHIIKFYGSRRENSTQYMFLEYAAGGELFDRIEPDIGMPPHQAQTYFRELIAGVEYLHSRGVSHRDLKPENLLLDENDRLKITDFGMATLFRHQGKERNLDRQCGTKPYMAPEVLLRPYSAEPADIWSCGIVLVALLAGELPWDEPTFSCTEYTAWKDKDCRLFTTTPWTKIDNLALSLLRKVLNTVPKHRATINQVKSHQWFTKNFQKNTELMQNATPESMTPSHKRICSEVEQANSAFSVDDMSTRWTCSQPEPPSAPVLNALLDGGNLEPGVVSFSQPAKPEQLLLSSQMTQGTQASQTPLQRLVKRMTRMLVKTSLEDTVTHLEAVFNKLNYSHRCHTANVITVTTVDRRGAQLVLKASILDMAQYILLDFRLSKGCGLDFKRHFLRIKEGLSHIIVKGPVTWNMAMATNMLPA from the exons ATGAAGATTGTGGACTTGGCTAAACATCCAGATGCCATTGATGCTGTCAGGAAAGAGATGTGCCTCCACCGCATGCTGAAGAACCCACACATCATTAAATTCTATG GCAGCCGACGAGAGAACTCCACACAGTACATGTTCCTTGAGTATGCTGCTGGAGGGGAATTGTTTGATCGCATAGAGCCTGACATTGGCATGCCACCTCACCAGGCCCAAACGTACTTCAGGGAACTTATTGCTGGAGTG GAATATCTGCATAGCCGTGGTGTGTCCCATAGAGATCTGAAACCAGAAAATCTATTGCTGGATGAAAATGACCGTCTAAAAATCACTGATTTTGGAATGGCAACTCTATTTAGACATCAAGGAAAG GAAAGGAACTTAGATCGGCAGTGTGGCACCAAGCCATACATGGCTCCAGAAGTGTTATTACGACCCTACAGTGCTGAGCCTGCAGACATCTGGTCGTGTGGCATTGTGCTTGTGGCTCTCCTGGCAGGAG aaTTGCCATGGGATGAACCTACATTTTCATGTACTGAGTATACTGCCTGGAAAGACAAGGACTGTAGACTGTTTACTACAACTCCATGGACGAAGATCGATAATTTGGCTCTCTCACTTTTAAGGAAG GTTCTAAATACAGTACCAAAGCACAGAGCTACAATAAACCAAGTGAAATCTCATCAGTGGTTCACAAAGAACTTCCAAAAAAATACAG AACTGATGCAAAATGCTACACCTGAAAGCATGACTCCAAGCCACAAACGAATCTGCAGTGAGGTTGAGCAAGCAAACTCTGCCTTTTCAGTTGATGATATGTCCACTCGGTGGACGTGTTCACAGCCAGAACCTCCAAGTGCTCCAGTCTTAAATGCACTGCTT GATGGTGGCAACCTAGAACCAGGTGTGGTAAGTTTCTCTCAGCCTGCCAAACCTGAGCAGCTGCTACTCTCCTCACAAATGACCCAAGGAACACAGGCTAGCCAGACACCACTACAGCGACTGGTGAAACGCATGACAAGGATGTTGGTTAAGACATCATTAGAAGACACTGTAACACATCTCGAAGCTGTGTTTAACAAGCTGAATTATTCACATCGTTGTCACACTGCTAATGTT ATAACTGTCACAACAGTAGATCGCCGTGGGGCACAACTGGTACTCAAGGCAAGCATCTTGGACATGGCACAGTATATTCTCCTGGACTTCAGGTTATCCAAGGGCTGTGGGCTGGATTTCAAGCGTCATTTTCTG
- the LOC135111221 gene encoding serine/threonine-protein kinase grp-like isoform X5, with protein MAGGVTEFVQGWNVAQTLGEGAFGEVKLLINQETGEAVAMKIVDLAKHPDAIDAVRKEMCLHRMLKNPHIIKFYGSRRENSTQYMFLEYAAGGELFDRIEPDIGMPPHQAQTYFRELIAGVERNLDRQCGTKPYMAPEVLLRPYSAEPADIWSCGIVLVALLAGELPWDEPTFSCTEYTAWKDKDCRLFTTTPWTKIDNLALSLLRKVLNTVPKHRATINQVKSHQWFTKNFQKNTELMQNATPESMTPSHKRICSEVEQANSAFSVDDMSTRWTCSQPEPPSAPVLNALLDGGNLEPGVVSFSQPAKPEQLLLSSQMTQGTQASQTPLQRLVKRMTRMLVKTSLEDTVTHLEAVFNKLNYSHRCHTANVITVTTVDRRGAQLVLKASILDMAQYILLDFRLSKGCGLDFKRHFLRIKEGLSHIIVKGPVTWNMAMATNMLPA; from the exons ATGGCTGGAGGAGTGACTGAATTTGTGCAGGGGTGGAATGTGGCCCAAACCTTGGGTGAAGGAGCCTTTGGAGA GGTGAAGCTGCTGATTAACCAGGAAACTGGTGAGGCAGTGGCTATGAAGATTGTGGACTTGGCTAAACATCCAGATGCCATTGATGCTGTCAGGAAAGAGATGTGCCTCCACCGCATGCTGAAGAACCCACACATCATTAAATTCTATG GCAGCCGACGAGAGAACTCCACACAGTACATGTTCCTTGAGTATGCTGCTGGAGGGGAATTGTTTGATCGCATAGAGCCTGACATTGGCATGCCACCTCACCAGGCCCAAACGTACTTCAGGGAACTTATTGCTGGAGTG GAAAGGAACTTAGATCGGCAGTGTGGCACCAAGCCATACATGGCTCCAGAAGTGTTATTACGACCCTACAGTGCTGAGCCTGCAGACATCTGGTCGTGTGGCATTGTGCTTGTGGCTCTCCTGGCAGGAG aaTTGCCATGGGATGAACCTACATTTTCATGTACTGAGTATACTGCCTGGAAAGACAAGGACTGTAGACTGTTTACTACAACTCCATGGACGAAGATCGATAATTTGGCTCTCTCACTTTTAAGGAAG GTTCTAAATACAGTACCAAAGCACAGAGCTACAATAAACCAAGTGAAATCTCATCAGTGGTTCACAAAGAACTTCCAAAAAAATACAG AACTGATGCAAAATGCTACACCTGAAAGCATGACTCCAAGCCACAAACGAATCTGCAGTGAGGTTGAGCAAGCAAACTCTGCCTTTTCAGTTGATGATATGTCCACTCGGTGGACGTGTTCACAGCCAGAACCTCCAAGTGCTCCAGTCTTAAATGCACTGCTT GATGGTGGCAACCTAGAACCAGGTGTGGTAAGTTTCTCTCAGCCTGCCAAACCTGAGCAGCTGCTACTCTCCTCACAAATGACCCAAGGAACACAGGCTAGCCAGACACCACTACAGCGACTGGTGAAACGCATGACAAGGATGTTGGTTAAGACATCATTAGAAGACACTGTAACACATCTCGAAGCTGTGTTTAACAAGCTGAATTATTCACATCGTTGTCACACTGCTAATGTT ATAACTGTCACAACAGTAGATCGCCGTGGGGCACAACTGGTACTCAAGGCAAGCATCTTGGACATGGCACAGTATATTCTCCTGGACTTCAGGTTATCCAAGGGCTGTGGGCTGGATTTCAAGCGTCATTTTCTG
- the LOC135111221 gene encoding serine/threonine-protein kinase grp-like isoform X1, producing the protein MAGGVTEFVQGWNVAQTLGEGAFGEVKLLINQETGEAVAMKIVDLAKHPDAIDAVRKEMCLHRMLKNPHIIKFYGSRRENSTQYMFLEYAAGGELFDRIEPDIGMPPHQAQTYFRELIAGVEYLHSRGVSHRDLKPENLLLDENDRLKITDFGMATLFRHQGKERNLDRQCGTKPYMAPEVLLRPYSAEPADIWSCGIVLVALLAGELPWDEPTFSCTEYTAWKDKDCRLFTTTPWTKIDNLALSLLRKVLNTVPKHRATINQVKSHQWFTKNFQKNTELMQNATPESMTPSHKRICSEVEQANSAFSVDDMSTRWTCSQPEPPSAPVLNALLDGGNLEPGVVSFSQPAKPEQLLLSSQMTQGTQASQTPLQRLVKRMTRMLVKTSLEDTVTHLEAVFNKLNYSHRCHTANVITVTTVDRRGAQLVLKASILDMAQYILLDFRLSKGCGLDFKRHFLRIKEGLSHIIVKGPVTWNMAMATNMLPA; encoded by the exons ATGGCTGGAGGAGTGACTGAATTTGTGCAGGGGTGGAATGTGGCCCAAACCTTGGGTGAAGGAGCCTTTGGAGA GGTGAAGCTGCTGATTAACCAGGAAACTGGTGAGGCAGTGGCTATGAAGATTGTGGACTTGGCTAAACATCCAGATGCCATTGATGCTGTCAGGAAAGAGATGTGCCTCCACCGCATGCTGAAGAACCCACACATCATTAAATTCTATG GCAGCCGACGAGAGAACTCCACACAGTACATGTTCCTTGAGTATGCTGCTGGAGGGGAATTGTTTGATCGCATAGAGCCTGACATTGGCATGCCACCTCACCAGGCCCAAACGTACTTCAGGGAACTTATTGCTGGAGTG GAATATCTGCATAGCCGTGGTGTGTCCCATAGAGATCTGAAACCAGAAAATCTATTGCTGGATGAAAATGACCGTCTAAAAATCACTGATTTTGGAATGGCAACTCTATTTAGACATCAAGGAAAG GAAAGGAACTTAGATCGGCAGTGTGGCACCAAGCCATACATGGCTCCAGAAGTGTTATTACGACCCTACAGTGCTGAGCCTGCAGACATCTGGTCGTGTGGCATTGTGCTTGTGGCTCTCCTGGCAGGAG aaTTGCCATGGGATGAACCTACATTTTCATGTACTGAGTATACTGCCTGGAAAGACAAGGACTGTAGACTGTTTACTACAACTCCATGGACGAAGATCGATAATTTGGCTCTCTCACTTTTAAGGAAG GTTCTAAATACAGTACCAAAGCACAGAGCTACAATAAACCAAGTGAAATCTCATCAGTGGTTCACAAAGAACTTCCAAAAAAATACAG AACTGATGCAAAATGCTACACCTGAAAGCATGACTCCAAGCCACAAACGAATCTGCAGTGAGGTTGAGCAAGCAAACTCTGCCTTTTCAGTTGATGATATGTCCACTCGGTGGACGTGTTCACAGCCAGAACCTCCAAGTGCTCCAGTCTTAAATGCACTGCTT GATGGTGGCAACCTAGAACCAGGTGTGGTAAGTTTCTCTCAGCCTGCCAAACCTGAGCAGCTGCTACTCTCCTCACAAATGACCCAAGGAACACAGGCTAGCCAGACACCACTACAGCGACTGGTGAAACGCATGACAAGGATGTTGGTTAAGACATCATTAGAAGACACTGTAACACATCTCGAAGCTGTGTTTAACAAGCTGAATTATTCACATCGTTGTCACACTGCTAATGTT ATAACTGTCACAACAGTAGATCGCCGTGGGGCACAACTGGTACTCAAGGCAAGCATCTTGGACATGGCACAGTATATTCTCCTGGACTTCAGGTTATCCAAGGGCTGTGGGCTGGATTTCAAGCGTCATTTTCTG
- the LOC135111221 gene encoding serine/threonine-protein kinase grp-like isoform X6, with product MAGGVTEFVQGWNVAQTLGEGAFGEVKLLINQETGEAVAMKIVDLAKHPDAIDAVRKEMCLHRMLKNPHIIKFYGSRRENSTQYMFLEYAAGGELFDRIEPDIGMPPHQAQTYFRELIAGVEYLHSRGVSHRDLKPENLLLDENDRLKITDFGMATLFRHQGKERNLDRQCGTKPYMAPEVLLRPYSAEPADIWSCGIVLVALLAGELMQNATPESMTPSHKRICSEVEQANSAFSVDDMSTRWTCSQPEPPSAPVLNALLDGGNLEPGVVSFSQPAKPEQLLLSSQMTQGTQASQTPLQRLVKRMTRMLVKTSLEDTVTHLEAVFNKLNYSHRCHTANVITVTTVDRRGAQLVLKASILDMAQYILLDFRLSKGCGLDFKRHFLRIKEGLSHIIVKGPVTWNMAMATNMLPA from the exons ATGGCTGGAGGAGTGACTGAATTTGTGCAGGGGTGGAATGTGGCCCAAACCTTGGGTGAAGGAGCCTTTGGAGA GGTGAAGCTGCTGATTAACCAGGAAACTGGTGAGGCAGTGGCTATGAAGATTGTGGACTTGGCTAAACATCCAGATGCCATTGATGCTGTCAGGAAAGAGATGTGCCTCCACCGCATGCTGAAGAACCCACACATCATTAAATTCTATG GCAGCCGACGAGAGAACTCCACACAGTACATGTTCCTTGAGTATGCTGCTGGAGGGGAATTGTTTGATCGCATAGAGCCTGACATTGGCATGCCACCTCACCAGGCCCAAACGTACTTCAGGGAACTTATTGCTGGAGTG GAATATCTGCATAGCCGTGGTGTGTCCCATAGAGATCTGAAACCAGAAAATCTATTGCTGGATGAAAATGACCGTCTAAAAATCACTGATTTTGGAATGGCAACTCTATTTAGACATCAAGGAAAG GAAAGGAACTTAGATCGGCAGTGTGGCACCAAGCCATACATGGCTCCAGAAGTGTTATTACGACCCTACAGTGCTGAGCCTGCAGACATCTGGTCGTGTGGCATTGTGCTTGTGGCTCTCCTGGCAGGAG AACTGATGCAAAATGCTACACCTGAAAGCATGACTCCAAGCCACAAACGAATCTGCAGTGAGGTTGAGCAAGCAAACTCTGCCTTTTCAGTTGATGATATGTCCACTCGGTGGACGTGTTCACAGCCAGAACCTCCAAGTGCTCCAGTCTTAAATGCACTGCTT GATGGTGGCAACCTAGAACCAGGTGTGGTAAGTTTCTCTCAGCCTGCCAAACCTGAGCAGCTGCTACTCTCCTCACAAATGACCCAAGGAACACAGGCTAGCCAGACACCACTACAGCGACTGGTGAAACGCATGACAAGGATGTTGGTTAAGACATCATTAGAAGACACTGTAACACATCTCGAAGCTGTGTTTAACAAGCTGAATTATTCACATCGTTGTCACACTGCTAATGTT ATAACTGTCACAACAGTAGATCGCCGTGGGGCACAACTGGTACTCAAGGCAAGCATCTTGGACATGGCACAGTATATTCTCCTGGACTTCAGGTTATCCAAGGGCTGTGGGCTGGATTTCAAGCGTCATTTTCTG